The following proteins are encoded in a genomic region of Thunnus maccoyii chromosome 8, fThuMac1.1, whole genome shotgun sequence:
- the mid1ip1l gene encoding mid1-interacting protein 1-like has translation MMQISSDSASNKHSLINVMHRFIAAANNMDETIMVPSLLRDVPLDEQQQQQQAAVVVAASKMEANNNEPPCPNKQRDMYEHYLLLKSIKNDMEWGLLKREMSSGASFLEMAVKQEEQQPVTGELLLDDNSDLEHQFHYHLRGLFGVLSKLTMQADHLTNRYKREIGGGNFMR, from the coding sequence ATGATGCAGATCAGCAGTGACTCAGCCAGCAACAAGCACTCCCTCATCAACGTCATGCACCGCTTCATCGCAGCCGCCAACAACATGGATGAAACCATCATGGTGCCGAGCCTGCTGAGAGACGTGCCGCTggatgagcagcagcagcagcagcaggcagcggTGGTGGTGGCTGCAAGCAAGATGGAGGCCAACAACAACGAGCCGCCGTGCCCTAACAAGCAGAGGGACATGTACGAGCACTACCTGCTCCTCAAGTCCATAAAGAACGACATGGAGTGGGGGCTGCTGAAGAGGGAGATGAGTAGCGGCGCCAGCTTCTTGGAGATGGCGGTGAAACAAGAGGAGCAGCAGCCAGTCACCGGGGAACTGCTGCTTGACGACAACTCGGACCTGGAGCACCAGTTCCACTACCACCTCAGGGGACTGTTTGGAGTTCTGTCCAAGCTCACAATGCAAGCAGACCACCTCACCAACAGATACAAGAGAGAAATCGGAGGCGGAAACTTCATGAGATAG
- the tspan7 gene encoding tetraspanin-7 gives MSPPSRRLQTKPVITCLKTFLISYSLIFWITGMFLLAVGVWGKVSLEAYFSVASEESTNAPYVLIGTGATIVIFGLFGCFATCRGSPWMLKLYAMFLTVVFLAELVAGVSGFIFRHEIKAKLGSAYKNAVTSYNGTDSSSAGLDTIQRTLHCCGMKNYTDWENTLYFKEKGIPTSCCKEGVKCTPETLKDLDKAKAEVYTNGCFTLVTNLMEANLGIIAGISFGIAFFQLIGIFLACCLSRYITNNQYEMV, from the exons ATGTCGCCGCCGTCTCGACGGCTTCAGACGAAGCCCGTGATCACCTGTCTGAAGACTTTCCTTATCTCCTACAGCCTCATATTCTGG ATCACAGGCATGTTCCTGCTGGCGGTCGGGGTGTGGGGGAAGGTGAGCCTGGAGGCCTATTTCTCTGTGGCTTCTGAGGAGAGCACCAACGCGCCATATGTCCTCATTGGGACCGGAGCCACCATCGTTATTTTCGGACTGTTTGGTTGCTTCGCTACATGCCGCGGCAGCCCATGGATGCTCAAACTG TACGCCATGTTCTTGACCGTGGTCTTCCTGGCTGAGCTTGTGGCTGGTGTGTCAGGCTTCATCTTCAGGCACGAG ATTAAGGCCAAATTAGGAAGCGCCTACAAAAACGCCGTGACGTCCTACAACggcacagacagcagcagcgcCGGGCTCGACACCATCCAGAGGACT CTTCATTGCTGCGGGATGAAAAACTACACCGACTGGGAGAACACACTTTACTTTAAAGAGAAAGGAATCCCCACCAGCTGCTGTAAGGAAGGTGTGAAGTGCACACCGGAGACCCTGAAAGACCTCGACAAAGCTAAGGCGGAAGTGTACACAAAT GGCTGCTTCACACTGGTGACCAATTTGATGGAGGCCAACCTGGGAATCATTGCTGGGATCTCTTTTGGAATTGCGTTCTTCCAG CTCATTGGAATATTCCTGGCCTGCTGCTTGTCTCGATACATAACCAACAACCAGTATGAGATGGTCTAA